The proteins below are encoded in one region of Fibrella aestuarina BUZ 2:
- a CDS encoding alkaline phosphatase D family protein, producing the protein MASKQTINRRDFIEKSALGSLILSTVLVGSCTKDPDPGPTDPNQQGSFAHGVASFDPTDNQIILWTRVSPTNASSTKVSLTYQLATDSGFRTVVKTEAVDALADDDFTVSIDLSGLSSNTPYFYRFTITGTDTTSVVGETRTLPKGAERNEVKIAFCSCSNYPAGLFNVYGAIAASDADVVLHLGDYIYEYGAGQYGSNPTTIGLNRAHLPANEILTLDDYRTRFKQYRTDAQLQLAHQKKPFICVWDDHEVANDAWKDGAQNHQANEGAFSTRKANALKAYHEYIGIRTLVDAQIYRSFTFGNILNLHMLDTRLIGRDKQLDYTAYVNSAGQLDTAAFQRDWLNPQRTMLGSAQLSWLGQALGSGTAAWQVLGQQVLMAKMYLPIELLLSITQAEAESTQGTISPATIQRVQSQVLELTGLKSRALAKDPTLTPQELARVNTVLPYNLDAWDGYPAEREAVYALAKGKKLIALAGDTHNAWYSDLLANGGALVGREVATPSVTSPGFEGIVGNNPTILSIFEQALMLLIDDLQYANISKKGYSMITFSPGRAVSEWRYVENITAPNTATTVGRTETITG; encoded by the coding sequence ATGGCCAGTAAACAGACAATTAACCGCCGCGACTTTATCGAAAAATCGGCACTGGGTAGCCTCATTCTGTCTACCGTGCTGGTGGGTAGCTGTACCAAAGATCCAGACCCTGGCCCCACCGACCCCAACCAACAGGGTAGCTTTGCCCACGGTGTCGCCAGTTTCGACCCAACCGATAATCAGATCATCCTCTGGACGCGCGTTTCGCCCACAAACGCCTCGTCTACTAAAGTGTCCCTAACGTACCAGCTGGCTACCGACAGCGGCTTCCGGACGGTCGTTAAGACCGAAGCCGTCGACGCGCTGGCCGACGATGATTTCACCGTCAGCATCGACCTGAGCGGGCTGTCGTCCAACACGCCCTACTTCTACCGTTTTACTATTACCGGCACCGATACCACGTCGGTAGTAGGCGAAACCCGGACGCTGCCCAAAGGCGCTGAGCGCAACGAAGTAAAAATTGCCTTCTGCTCGTGCTCCAACTACCCGGCGGGCCTGTTCAACGTGTATGGGGCCATTGCCGCCTCCGACGCCGACGTAGTGCTGCACCTGGGCGATTACATCTATGAATACGGTGCCGGTCAGTACGGCTCCAACCCGACCACCATTGGCCTGAACCGGGCGCACCTGCCCGCCAACGAGATTCTGACGCTCGACGATTACCGGACGCGCTTCAAACAGTACCGCACCGACGCGCAGTTACAACTGGCGCATCAGAAAAAGCCGTTTATCTGCGTCTGGGACGACCATGAAGTGGCTAACGACGCCTGGAAAGATGGCGCCCAGAACCATCAGGCGAATGAAGGCGCGTTCAGCACCCGCAAGGCCAACGCGCTGAAAGCTTATCACGAGTACATCGGCATCCGCACGCTGGTCGACGCGCAAATCTACCGCAGCTTCACGTTTGGCAACATCCTGAACCTGCACATGCTCGATACGCGGTTGATTGGGCGGGATAAGCAACTCGATTACACCGCCTACGTGAACAGCGCGGGCCAGCTGGATACGGCCGCTTTCCAGCGCGACTGGCTCAATCCGCAGCGCACCATGCTCGGCAGTGCGCAGCTCAGCTGGCTGGGGCAGGCGCTGGGGTCAGGCACGGCAGCCTGGCAGGTGCTGGGGCAACAGGTATTGATGGCCAAGATGTATTTGCCCATCGAACTACTGCTAAGCATCACGCAGGCCGAAGCCGAAAGCACACAGGGCACCATCAGCCCGGCCACGATTCAGCGCGTGCAAAGTCAGGTGCTGGAACTGACCGGCCTCAAGAGCCGAGCGCTGGCGAAAGACCCCACGCTGACCCCGCAGGAGCTAGCCCGGGTGAACACCGTGCTACCCTACAACCTGGACGCCTGGGACGGCTACCCGGCCGAACGCGAAGCGGTCTATGCGCTGGCCAAAGGCAAAAAACTGATTGCGCTGGCCGGCGACACGCACAACGCCTGGTATTCCGATCTGCTGGCCAACGGCGGGGCACTCGTCGGGCGGGAAGTGGCTACGCCCTCAGTTACCTCGCCGGGATTTGAAGGCATTGTCGGTAACAATCCAACCATTCTGAGCATCTTTGAGCAGGCGCTGATGCTGCTGATCGACGATTTGCAATACGCCAATATTTCGAAGAAAGGCTATTCGATGATCACCTTCAGCCCGGGCCGGGCCGTATCGGAATGGCGGTACGTCGAGAACATCACGGCGCCAAACACCGCCACGACTGTGGGCCGTACCGAAACCATTACGGGGTAG